A region of Capra hircus breed San Clemente chromosome 11, ASM170441v1, whole genome shotgun sequence DNA encodes the following proteins:
- the KCNS3 gene encoding potassium voltage-gated channel subfamily S member 3 yields the protein MVFGEFFHRPGPDEELVNLNVGGFKQTVDQSTLLRFPHTRLGKLLSCHSEEAILELCDDYSVADKEYYFDRNPSLFRYVLNFYYTGKLHVMEELCVFSFCQEIEYWGINELFLDSCCSNRYQERKEENHEKDWDQKSNDVSTDSSFEESSLFEKELEKFDKLRFGQLRKTIWIRMENPAYCLSAKLIAISSLSVVLASIVAMCIHSMSEFQNEDGDVDDPVLEGVEIACIAWFTGELAIRLVTAPCQKKFWKNPLNIIDFVSIVPFYATLAVDTKEEESEDIENMGKVVQILRLMRIFRILKLARHSVGLRSLGATLRHSYHEVGLLLLFLSVGISIFSVLIYSVEKDDHTSSLTSIPVCWWWATISMTTVGYGDTHPVTLVGKLIASTCIICGILVVALPITIIFNKFSKYYQKQKDIDVDQCSEDAPEKCQELPYFNIRDIYAQRMHAFITSLSSVGIVVSDPDSTDASSIEDNEDVYNTASLENLPPT from the coding sequence ATGGTGTTTGGTGAGTTTTTCCATCGCCCGGGACCAGACGAGGAACTTGTCAACTTGAACGTGGGGGGCTTTAAGCAGACGGTCGACCAGAGTACCCTCCTGCGCTTCCCTCACACCAGGCTCGGGAAACTGCTCAGCTGCCACTCGGAGGAGGCCATCCTGGAACTGTGCGATGACTACAGCGTGGCCGATAAAGAGTACTACTTTGATCGCAACCCCTCGCTGTTCAGATACGTCTTGAACTTCTATTACACCGGGAAGCTGCATGTCATGGAGGAGCTGTGCGTGTTCTCGTTCTGCCAGGAGATTGAGTACTGGGGCATCAACGAGCTCTTCCTGGATTCCTGCTGCAGTAATCGCTACCAGGAGCGCAAGGAGGAGAACCACGAGAAGGACTGGGACCAGAAGAGCAACGATGTGAGCACCGACTCCTCTTTCGAAGAGTCGTCTCTGTTCGAGAAGGAGCTGGAGAAGTTTGACAAGCTGCGATTTGGCCAGCTCCGGAAGACGATCTGGATCCGGATGGAGAACCCAGCCTACTGCCTGTCGGCCAAACTCATCGCCATCTCCTCCCTGAGCGTGGTGCTGGCCTCCATCGTGGCCATGTGCATCCACAGCATGTCAGAATTCCAGAACGAGGATGGGGACGTGGATGACCCCGTGCTGGAGGGCGTGGAGATAGCGTGCATCGCCTGGTTCACGGGCGAGCTGGCCATCCGGCTGGTTACCGCTCCCTGTCAAAAGAAATTCTGGAAGAACCCTCTGAACATAATTGACTTCGTGTCCATCGTTCCCTTTTATGCCACGTTGGCTGTAGACACCAAGGAGGAAGAGAGTGAGGACATTGAGAACATGGGCAAAGTGGTCCAGATCCTCAGGCTCATGAGGATTTTCCGAATTCTCAAGCTTGCCCGGCACTCGGTGGGACTTCGATCTCTTGGTGCCACACTGAGGCATAGCTACCATGAGGTTGGCCTGCTGCTTCTCTTCCTGTCGGTGGGCATCTCCATCTTTTCTGTGCTTATCTACTCTGTGGAGAAAGACGACCACACCTCCAGCCTCACCAGCATCCCCGTCTGCTGGTGGTGGGCCACCATCAGCATGACGACCGTGGGCTATGGAGACACCCACCCGGTCACCTTGGTGGGAAAGCTGATTGCCAGCACATGCATCATCTGTGGCATCTTGGTGGTGGCCCTTCCCATCACCATTATCTTCAACAAGTTCTCCAAGTACTACCAGAAGCAAAAGGACATCGATGTGGACCAGTGTAGTGAGGATGCGCCAGAGAAGTGTCAGGAGCTCCCTTACTTTAACATTAGAGACATTTATGCCCAGCGGATGCATGCCTTCATCACCAGTCTCTCTTCGGTGGGAATCGTGGTGAGCGACCCCGACTCCACAGATGCTTCAAGCATTGAAGACAACGAGGATGTTTATAACACAGCATCCTTGGAGAATTTACCCCCAACATGA